One segment of Polyangiaceae bacterium DNA contains the following:
- a CDS encoding 1-acyl-sn-glycerol-3-phosphate acyltransferase, with translation MSTTTDASLDERLVAGYDLDVDNAADVAPVGPTEPGLSTGFGQDQEDPQAAERFGVENPPAIDAATAATSAEDIEQQIRDLEARLDRMFDKAREGSDKPPAPVPSDKPSSPTPVPQRPSSPGQATADEVLSPEFYARQWGRAGLRSRSEEVDEFGLDPTFEQRLLPSLDFLYSRYFRVAVEGVQHIPAQGRCLIVANHSGGPLPYDGAMLRTAVRREHAAHRELRWLAEDFIYYLPFVGTFMTRIGAVRACQENAERLLGKGALVAVFPEGAKGIGKLYRDRYKLQRFGRGGFVRLCLRTRTPIVPCAIVGAEEANPMLYRIEYMTKALGIPYFPITPTFPALGPLGLMPAPTKWKIRFGEPFTWSGYGAEAADDEILVGRLSERVRASIQTMLDRMVGERRSVWFG, from the coding sequence ATGTCAACGACCACCGATGCGTCCCTCGATGAGCGACTCGTTGCCGGCTACGACCTCGATGTCGACAACGCTGCCGACGTCGCGCCCGTGGGTCCCACGGAACCGGGTTTGTCTACGGGGTTTGGCCAGGACCAGGAAGACCCCCAAGCCGCCGAACGCTTCGGCGTCGAAAACCCTCCCGCCATCGATGCCGCTACGGCGGCGACCAGCGCCGAGGACATCGAGCAGCAGATTCGCGACTTGGAAGCGCGTCTCGACCGCATGTTCGACAAGGCGCGCGAGGGCTCCGACAAACCTCCGGCGCCCGTTCCATCGGACAAACCATCCTCCCCCACGCCCGTTCCGCAGCGCCCATCCTCACCAGGGCAAGCAACCGCGGACGAAGTTCTTTCGCCCGAGTTTTATGCTCGGCAGTGGGGACGCGCAGGCCTGCGTAGTCGTTCGGAAGAAGTCGACGAATTCGGGCTCGATCCCACGTTCGAACAGCGCCTCCTTCCATCGCTCGATTTTCTTTACAGCCGCTACTTCCGCGTCGCTGTCGAAGGCGTTCAGCACATCCCCGCGCAGGGACGTTGCCTCATCGTCGCCAACCATTCGGGCGGTCCCCTGCCCTACGACGGCGCGATGCTCCGCACCGCCGTTCGTCGCGAGCACGCCGCGCATCGTGAGCTTCGCTGGCTCGCCGAAGACTTCATCTACTACCTACCTTTCGTCGGCACCTTCATGACCCGCATCGGAGCGGTTCGCGCTTGCCAAGAAAACGCCGAGCGGCTGCTTGGCAAAGGCGCGCTCGTCGCCGTGTTCCCCGAAGGCGCCAAAGGCATCGGCAAACTTTATCGCGACCGCTACAAGCTCCAGCGCTTCGGCCGCGGAGGCTTCGTGCGCTTGTGCCTGCGCACGCGCACGCCCATCGTGCCTTGTGCCATCGTCGGCGCCGAAGAAGCGAACCCGATGCTCTACCGCATCGAGTACATGACCAAAGCGCTCGGCATTCCGTACTTCCCCATCACGCCGACGTTCCCCGCGCTCGGTCCCTTGGGTCTCATGCCCGCACCCACGAAGTGGAAAATCCGTTTCGGTGAACCCTTCACGTGGAGCGGTTACGGCGCGGAAGCGGCCGATGACGAGATCCTCGTCGGACGTTTGTCCGAACGCGTTCGTGCGTCGATCCAAACCATGCTCGATCGGATGGTTGGCGAACGTCGATCGGTTTGGTTCGGTTGA
- the gatA gene encoding Asp-tRNA(Asn)/Glu-tRNA(Gln) amidotransferase subunit GatA yields MTNSSVCDRSISELADSITRGDVSAEAVAIAYLDRIAKRDAGLRAFLTVQREETLEAARAIDQKRARGETLGPLAGVPIAIKDALCTRDAPTTAGSRILLRSNEAGASPQLGFRPPYDATVVARLRAADALLVGKTNMDEFAMGSSNENSAFFPARNPWDTSRTPGGSSGGSAVAVAAGMSLGALGSDTGGSIRQPAALTGTVGVKPTYGRVSRYGLIAFASSLDQVGPFACDVRGAARILRVIAGHDAHDQTSLAAPVSDYEAACSRDVRGLRIGVPEEYFGEGLAPEVEARVREALKGLESLGCTMHPVHLPHTKYAVATYYVVATAEASSNLARYDGLRFGARAADATNLETLYARTRGANFGREVARRIVLGTFVLSTGYYDAYYLRAQRVRTLLRRDFEEAFRHVDVIATPVSPTVAFPLGERVDDPLAMYLADVYTLPASLAGVPAISVPCEPAAPTANAPSLPVGLQLIGPPLEEARLCAVAAAWERLSPARGLRPEGLA; encoded by the coding sequence ATGACAAACAGCTCGGTTTGCGACCGATCCATCTCTGAACTCGCCGATTCCATAACGCGCGGCGACGTGTCGGCGGAGGCCGTGGCAATCGCTTACCTCGACCGCATCGCCAAACGCGACGCCGGGCTCCGCGCGTTCCTGACGGTCCAGCGCGAAGAAACGCTCGAAGCTGCACGTGCCATCGACCAAAAACGCGCGCGCGGCGAAACGCTCGGACCGCTCGCCGGCGTTCCCATCGCCATCAAGGATGCTCTCTGCACGCGCGATGCGCCCACGACCGCTGGATCACGAATTCTTTTGCGCTCCAACGAAGCGGGCGCTTCCCCGCAGCTCGGCTTTCGTCCACCTTACGACGCGACGGTCGTCGCGCGGCTTCGTGCAGCCGATGCGCTGCTCGTGGGAAAAACCAACATGGACGAATTCGCAATGGGTTCGTCGAACGAGAACAGTGCGTTTTTCCCGGCCAGAAATCCGTGGGACACGTCGCGCACACCGGGAGGTTCGTCCGGGGGAAGCGCGGTCGCCGTAGCGGCGGGTATGTCGCTCGGTGCGCTTGGATCGGATACGGGTGGAAGCATTCGTCAACCCGCGGCGCTCACGGGGACCGTGGGCGTCAAGCCAACGTACGGTCGCGTGTCGCGTTATGGGTTGATCGCTTTTGCATCGAGCCTCGATCAGGTGGGTCCCTTCGCGTGCGACGTACGCGGCGCAGCGCGCATTCTGCGCGTGATCGCGGGGCATGATGCGCACGATCAAACGAGCCTCGCGGCGCCGGTATCGGACTACGAAGCAGCTTGCAGTCGCGACGTGCGGGGCCTTCGCATCGGTGTGCCCGAAGAATATTTTGGCGAAGGGCTTGCGCCCGAAGTCGAAGCGCGTGTGCGTGAAGCGTTGAAGGGGCTGGAATCGCTGGGCTGCACGATGCATCCCGTGCATCTGCCTCACACGAAGTACGCCGTTGCCACGTATTACGTCGTCGCGACGGCCGAGGCTTCGTCGAACCTCGCGCGTTACGACGGCCTGCGGTTCGGCGCGCGAGCAGCGGACGCGACGAACCTCGAGACGCTCTACGCTCGCACGCGCGGAGCAAACTTCGGTCGCGAAGTGGCTCGACGCATCGTCCTCGGAACGTTTGTCTTGTCCACCGGGTATTACGATGCGTATTACCTGCGCGCGCAACGAGTACGCACGCTGTTGCGACGCGACTTCGAAGAAGCGTTCCGTCATGTGGACGTCATCGCAACGCCGGTTTCGCCCACGGTTGCGTTCCCTCTGGGCGAACGTGTGGACGACCCGCTCGCGATGTACTTGGCGGACGTGTACACGCTTCCCGCGAGCCTTGCGGGGGTGCCGGCGATCAGCGTGCCGTGTGAACCGGCCGCTCCCACGGCAAACGCTCCATCGCTGCCCGTGGGTTTGCAGCTCATCGGCCCGCCGCTCGAAGAAGCACGCCTGTGCGCCGTTGCAGCAGCATGGGAGCGTTTGTCTCCGGCGCGAGGTTTGCGTCCCGAGGGTTTGGCATGA
- a CDS encoding HlyC/CorC family transporter: protein MSPNDVPLTLLAIAMVSAIVGALFAAADTALTTLSGPRLSALIEQAEGADKKAFERIRTADMKLRSRYLLGRIVSSTATAIFTFLVLLPRFGQGAAWIAFGIVVAFTGILYEVTTTLARKYADHVAPMAARYLRPLEIAMFPLAIPLGWLGAAISRKDVVGEPPDPRVAEAEVEMLVDEGERTGLFDPEPAEMIRNVLEFQDRTAKDVMVPRSRVEAIEVSTPIEKVLPFVTESGHSRYPVYREQIDNVVGLLYAKDLFKQIEECRPKNTTLREIVRSPANFVAESQPLSSLLKEMRSRRQHLAIVVDEFGGVSGIVTLEDVLEEIVGDIRDEHDLEEAPPIQDLGNGRILADAAVSLRDLSAYLGADMPAEDGNTLEGMITEHLGKIPEKGTSLSKFGMRFIVQDCDEQHIGRVEIIRRASTPGPT from the coding sequence TTGAGTCCAAATGATGTTCCACTGACGCTCTTGGCCATTGCCATGGTGTCAGCCATAGTCGGGGCGTTGTTCGCGGCAGCGGACACGGCTCTGACGACACTGAGCGGCCCTCGTTTGAGTGCCCTCATCGAGCAGGCCGAGGGGGCCGACAAGAAAGCGTTTGAACGCATTCGCACGGCCGACATGAAGCTGCGCTCGCGGTACTTGCTCGGCAGAATCGTCAGCTCGACAGCCACGGCAATTTTCACCTTTTTGGTGCTGCTTCCACGCTTTGGGCAGGGCGCTGCGTGGATTGCTTTTGGCATCGTCGTGGCGTTCACGGGCATCCTGTACGAAGTCACCACGACGCTTGCGCGCAAATACGCCGATCACGTGGCGCCCATGGCCGCGCGATACTTGCGTCCGCTCGAGATCGCGATGTTTCCGCTCGCCATTCCGCTTGGATGGCTTGGTGCGGCCATCTCGCGCAAGGATGTCGTTGGCGAGCCGCCGGATCCGCGTGTCGCCGAGGCCGAAGTCGAAATGCTCGTCGACGAGGGCGAGCGAACGGGGCTGTTCGACCCCGAGCCTGCGGAGATGATCCGCAATGTGCTCGAATTTCAGGACCGAACGGCCAAGGATGTGATGGTTCCTCGATCACGTGTCGAAGCGATCGAAGTTTCGACGCCGATCGAGAAGGTGCTGCCGTTCGTCACGGAGAGCGGACATTCGCGATATCCCGTCTATCGCGAACAAATCGACAACGTCGTGGGTCTTTTGTATGCAAAGGACCTGTTCAAGCAGATCGAGGAGTGCCGGCCGAAGAACACGACGCTTCGAGAAATCGTGCGCAGTCCGGCGAACTTCGTGGCGGAATCGCAACCGCTGTCATCGCTGCTCAAAGAGATGCGTTCGCGTCGTCAGCACTTGGCGATCGTGGTCGACGAGTTTGGCGGCGTCAGCGGCATCGTGACGCTCGAGGACGTGCTCGAAGAGATCGTGGGCGACATTCGAGACGAACACGACCTCGAAGAAGCACCGCCGATTCAGGACTTGGGCAATGGGCGCATCTTGGCGGACGCGGCTGTGAGTCTGCGTGATTTGTCCGCGTATCTAGGAGCGGACATGCCTGCGGAAGACGGCAACACGCTGGAAGGGATGATCACCGAGCATCTCGGCAAGATCCCTGAAAAAGGGACGAGTTTGAGCAAGTTCGGGATGCGGTTCATCGTGCAGGACTGCGACGAACAGCATATCGGGCGCGTGGAGATCATCCGTCGCGCATCGACGCCTGGACCCACGTGA
- the gatC gene encoding Asp-tRNA(Asn)/Glu-tRNA(Gln) amidotransferase subunit GatC, whose translation MVSPERDTNIIDETRVRALARLARLELPDEEIHKLTGDLGKILAHVKQLEELDLTGVDPTAHVAFEEPHLRSDTPHPSLPVDLALREAPRVSMEGFAVPAFVDEG comes from the coding sequence ATGGTTTCACCGGAGCGCGATACCAACATCATCGACGAAACTCGCGTCCGTGCGCTCGCTCGGCTCGCGCGGCTCGAGCTGCCCGACGAGGAAATCCACAAGCTGACCGGGGACCTGGGAAAAATCCTCGCGCACGTGAAACAACTCGAAGAACTGGACCTGACGGGTGTCGATCCCACGGCGCACGTGGCCTTCGAAGAGCCGCATCTGCGCTCGGACACGCCGCATCCGAGCTTGCCGGTGGACTTGGCGCTGCGCGAAGCGCCTCGGGTGTCGATGGAAGGTTTCGCCGTGCCGGCCTTCGTCGACGAGGGTTGA
- the truB gene encoding tRNA pseudouridine(55) synthase TruB, which produces MADDDSLPEALEGVLVVDKPTGPTSHDVVGKLRRTLRMRRIGHAGTLDPLASGVLVVLLGQATKLGPYLTLHDKRYDARVVFGRSTDTLDTQGTITSETPLPEWLLQEIEQLASGAPIDAAPRLAEAVAHERARKAQTPPAYSAIKVAGQRSYDRARRGEAVTLEDRPVEVTSIELRGAGFVEQNRLGFVDISLDVSKGYYVRSFARDLGQTLGVPSCLGALRRTRSGPFDLQESVSLDAARSMLEASVIPLAKAAARCMSTSVLTASGVTRAIQGKLLSAQDFSVPPAISDEPSAWMSPEGDLVAVGGVQADAYVVRRGFTANRTATTDASRV; this is translated from the coding sequence ATGGCCGATGACGACAGTTTGCCCGAGGCGCTCGAAGGCGTCCTCGTCGTGGACAAACCCACCGGGCCCACGAGTCACGATGTCGTCGGCAAGCTCCGGCGCACGCTGCGCATGCGACGCATCGGCCACGCCGGAACGCTTGATCCGCTAGCCTCCGGCGTGCTCGTCGTGCTGCTTGGTCAAGCCACCAAGCTCGGCCCGTACCTCACGCTCCACGACAAACGCTACGACGCGCGCGTCGTCTTCGGTCGCAGCACCGATACGCTCGATACGCAAGGAACCATCACGAGCGAAACGCCGCTGCCCGAATGGCTTTTGCAAGAGATCGAACAGCTCGCATCCGGCGCGCCCATCGATGCAGCACCACGTTTGGCAGAAGCTGTCGCGCACGAACGCGCACGCAAGGCGCAAACCCCGCCTGCGTATTCCGCGATCAAGGTAGCTGGACAGCGCAGTTACGATCGCGCCCGTCGAGGAGAAGCCGTCACGCTCGAAGACCGTCCCGTCGAAGTCACGTCCATCGAGCTACGAGGAGCGGGGTTCGTCGAACAGAACCGTCTCGGTTTCGTCGACATATCGCTCGACGTCAGCAAGGGGTACTACGTCCGATCCTTTGCGCGAGACCTTGGACAAACCCTTGGAGTTCCATCTTGTCTCGGAGCCCTCCGGCGCACGCGGAGCGGTCCGTTTGACCTCCAAGAATCGGTTAGCCTCGACGCCGCTCGTTCGATGCTCGAGGCGTCGGTCATCCCCCTGGCAAAAGCCGCCGCGCGTTGCATGTCCACTTCGGTGCTCACCGCATCTGGAGTAACCCGAGCGATCCAGGGAAAACTCCTATCCGCACAGGATTTCTCCGTTCCTCCAGCAATTTCTGATGAGCCCTCGGCATGGATGTCACCGGAGGGCGACTTGGTGGCGGTCGGCGGTGTGCAAGCGGATGCGTATGTGGTCCGACGAGGTTTTACGGCGAACCGAACTGCAACGACTGACGCTTCTCGTGTATGA
- a CDS encoding NAD-dependent epimerase/dehydratase family protein, which translates to MLHVPRERVLSCPLRMESSSENATSAPRIKLGNRVVAVTGAASFLGRNLVGLLEEDPQTQRIVTIDIAAASTARDKTKHFPLDLTAPATEERVANILASEHVDTLVHLGFLPSPTHATVWSHELESVGTMHLINAARQTGLRKFIQWSQTLLYGAHPTNPNFLTERHPLRADADEPFFADKIAAEREINAFAAKSKGTVVTVLRTAPIVGPTVRNWVTRYLSPEKVPTLLGFDPLWQLVHEVDVLAAFKLAIDRDHPGTYNIVGEGVLPLSTIIRLAGRKATPLLHPLAGPVVGAMWVAQISPFPPSFLRYLRYVCVADGEKARSMGFRPAYTTREALLDYVNAERLRDANLLQETPATTEARHGKETQTQAQANR; encoded by the coding sequence ATGTTGCACGTGCCCCGCGAAAGGGTACTGTCGTGCCCGCTCCGCATGGAATCTTCCTCGGAAAACGCAACATCAGCCCCGCGCATCAAGCTTGGCAACCGCGTCGTCGCCGTCACGGGTGCTGCCTCGTTTCTCGGACGAAACCTCGTGGGACTCCTCGAAGAAGACCCACAAACGCAGCGCATCGTCACCATCGACATCGCCGCTGCAAGCACCGCGCGCGACAAGACAAAACACTTCCCGCTCGACCTCACCGCACCAGCAACCGAAGAACGCGTCGCCAACATCCTCGCCAGCGAACACGTCGACACGCTCGTGCACCTCGGCTTCTTGCCTTCGCCCACGCACGCGACGGTGTGGTCGCACGAGCTCGAATCCGTCGGGACGATGCACCTCATCAACGCGGCGAGGCAAACGGGGTTGCGCAAGTTCATTCAGTGGAGCCAAACGCTGCTCTACGGAGCGCACCCGACAAACCCGAACTTCTTGACCGAAAGGCACCCGCTACGCGCCGACGCGGACGAACCGTTCTTCGCGGACAAGATCGCCGCCGAACGGGAAATCAACGCGTTCGCAGCGAAGTCGAAAGGCACCGTGGTGACCGTCTTGCGCACGGCGCCCATCGTGGGCCCCACGGTGCGCAACTGGGTCACGCGGTACCTGTCGCCTGAAAAGGTGCCCACGCTCCTCGGCTTCGATCCGCTGTGGCAACTCGTGCACGAAGTCGACGTGCTCGCGGCCTTCAAGCTTGCAATCGATCGCGATCATCCGGGCACGTACAACATCGTCGGTGAAGGCGTCCTGCCGCTATCGACGATCATTCGTCTCGCTGGACGCAAAGCGACGCCCCTCCTGCACCCGCTCGCGGGCCCTGTCGTTGGAGCCATGTGGGTCGCGCAAATTTCACCTTTCCCGCCGAGCTTCTTGCGCTACCTCCGCTACGTGTGCGTCGCCGACGGGGAGAAAGCCAGAAGCATGGGGTTTCGCCCCGCGTACACCACCCGCGAAGCGCTGCTCGACTACGTGAACGCCGAGCGGCTTCGGGACGCCAATCTCTTGCAGGAAACGCCTGCCACGACGGAAGCGCGCCATGGGAAAGAAACACAAACGCAAGCACAAGCAAACCGGTAG
- a CDS encoding GNAT family N-acetyltransferase, giving the protein MNEPASDVRIMLAGPEHIEGLAELFHAAGSPCFCRFWHFTGTNNEWLDVCANAPRENADVFARALAERSDEARGIVALHEGRVVGWLKVAPASVMRKAYERRFYKQLPVLKGDREGVFLIGCALVHPAYRKRGVAKALVGGAVELAPSLGASVLEALPCRPNEPAVMDEALWTGPMGAFMAHGFVEVGGFEMYPVLRKTFAPR; this is encoded by the coding sequence ATGAACGAACCAGCGAGCGACGTTCGAATCATGCTTGCGGGACCCGAGCACATCGAGGGGCTCGCCGAGCTCTTTCATGCGGCCGGATCGCCTTGCTTTTGTCGGTTTTGGCATTTCACCGGGACGAACAACGAATGGCTCGACGTGTGCGCGAATGCGCCGCGGGAAAACGCCGACGTTTTTGCACGAGCGCTCGCGGAACGAAGCGACGAAGCGCGCGGCATCGTGGCGCTTCATGAAGGCCGAGTCGTTGGGTGGCTGAAGGTCGCGCCGGCGTCCGTGATGCGAAAGGCGTACGAGCGACGCTTCTACAAGCAGTTGCCGGTGCTCAAAGGCGATCGTGAAGGCGTTTTCCTCATCGGATGTGCGCTCGTGCATCCCGCATATCGCAAACGTGGGGTAGCAAAGGCGCTCGTTGGGGGAGCCGTCGAGCTTGCTCCGTCGCTCGGAGCTTCGGTGCTCGAAGCTTTACCGTGCAGGCCGAATGAGCCTGCTGTCATGGATGAAGCGCTTTGGACGGGACCGATGGGCGCGTTTATGGCGCATGGGTTTGTCGAAGTGGGTGGTTTCGAGATGTATCCGGTTCTGCGCAAGACTTTTGCGCCGAGGTAG